Proteins from a genomic interval of Panthera uncia isolate 11264 chromosome C1 unlocalized genomic scaffold, Puncia_PCG_1.0 HiC_scaffold_4, whole genome shotgun sequence:
- the DENND2D gene encoding DENN domain-containing protein 2D isoform X7, which yields MGAGRLDTAGASWSVLLRTAPSSLQPARLHSWACSSFSCKSQGSLAVVVAGSARPSTCCHPAGRGPRLPKVYCIISCIGCFGLFSKILDEVEKRHQISVAVIYPFMQGLREAAFPAPGKTVTLKSFIPDSGTEFISLTRPLDSHLEHVDFRSLLRCLRFEQILQIFASAVLERRIIFLAEDLSTLSQCIHAAAALLYPFSWAHTYIPVVPESLLDTVCCPTPFMVGVQMRFQQQVMDSPMEEVLLVNLCEGTFLMSVGDEKDILPPKLQDDILESLGQGINEFETASEQLNEHVSGPFVQFFVKTVGHYASYIKREANGQGRFQERAFYKALTSKTNRRFVKKFVKTQLFSLFIQEAEKSKHPPAGYFQQKILEYEEQKKQKKSREKTVK from the exons ATGGGAGCAGGAAGATTGGATACTGCAGGCGCCTCTTGGTCTGTGCTGCTCAGaactgccccctcctctctgcagccCGCTCGGCTCCACAGCTGGGCTTGCTCAAGCTTCAGCTGCAAAAGCCAAGGCTCCTTGGCAGTGGTGGTTGCGGGGAGCGCACGGCCCAGCACCTGCTGCCAT cccgcCGGCCGTGGCCCTCGCCTTCCCAAGGTTTACTGCATCATCAGCTGCATCGGCTGCTTCGGCCTGTTCTCCAAG ATCCTGGATGAGGTGGAGAAGAGGCACCAGATCTCCGTGGCCGTCATTTACCCGTTCATGCAGGGCCTCCGAGAGGCGGCCTTCCCTGCCCCCGGGAAGACTGTCACCCTCAAGAGCTTCATCCCCGACTCGGGCACTGAG TTCATCTCCCTGACACGGCCCCTGGACTCCCACCTAGAACACGTGGATTTTAGATCTCTGTTGCGCTGTCTCCGTTTTGAGCAGATCCTTCAGATATTTGCCTCTGCAGTGCTGGAGAGAAGAATCATCTTCCTGGCAGAAGATCTCAG CACCCTGTCTCAGTGCATCCACGCTGCCGCCGCGCTGCTCTACCCCTTCAGCTGGGCGCACACCTACATCCCCGTTGTCCCCGAGAGCCTTTTGGACACTGTCTGCTGCCCCACTCCCTTCATGGTCGGAGTACAAATGCGCTTTCAGCAGCAGGTTATGGATAGCCCCATGGAAGAG GTCCTATTGGTGAATCTTTGTGAAGGAACCTTCTTAATGTCA GTTGGTGATGAAAAAGATATCCTACCACCCAAGCTTCAGGATGACATCTTAGAGTCTCTTGGCCAGGGGATCAATGAGTTCGAGA CAGCTTCCGAACAGCTCAACGAGCATGTTTCGGGCCCATTTGTGCAGTTCTTTGTCAAGACTGTGGGCCACTATGCTTCCTACATCAAGCGGGAGGCAAACGGGCAAGGCCGCTTCCAAGAACGGGCCTTCTATAAGGCTCTGACCTCCAAGACCAACCGCCGATTTGTGAAGAAGTTTGTGAAGACACAGCTCTTCTCCCTTTTCATCCAGGAAGCTGAGAAGAGCAAGCACCCTCCTGCAG GCTACTTCCAACAGAAGATACTTGAATACgaggaacagaagaaacagaagaaatcaaGGGAAAAGACTGTGAAATAA
- the DENND2D gene encoding DENN domain-containing protein 2D isoform X5 — MDGLGHRLRASLRLKRRRGGSRQDNLREAVKEPERAPEHCLSTFAGGQHFFEYLFVVSLKKKSSGHDYEPTITYQFPKRENLLRGQQEEEERLLSAIPLFCFPDGNEWAPLTEYPRETFSFVLTNVDGSRKIGYCRRLLPAGRGPRLPKVYCIISCIGCFGLFSKILDEVEKRHQISVAVIYPFMQGLREAAFPAPGKTVTLKSFIPDSGTEFISLTRPLDSHLEHVDFRSLLRCLRFEQILQIFASAVLERRIIFLAEDLSTLSQCIHAAAALLYPFSWAHTYIPVVPESLLDTVCCPTPFMVGVQMRFQQQVMDSPMEEVLLVNLCEGTFLMSVGDEKDILPPKLQDDILESLGQGINEFETSEQLNEHVSGPFVQFFVKTVGHYASYIKREANGQGRFQERAFYKALTSKTNRRFVKKFVKTQLFSLFIQEAEKSKHPPAGYFQQKILEYEEQKKQKKSREKTVK, encoded by the exons GAAGTCGCCAGGACAACCTGAGGGAAGCTGTGAAGGAACCAGAAAGGGCCCCGGAGCACTGTCTGTCCACCTTTGCTGGAGGGCAGCACTTCTTTGAATACCTCTTCGTGGTTTCCCTCAAAAAAAAGAGTTCAGGGCATGACTATGAGCCCACCATCACCTACCAGTTTCCCAAG CGAGAGAACCTGCTCCGGggccagcaggaggaggaggaacggCTGCTCAGTGCCATCCCCTTGTTCTGCTTCCCAGATGGGAATGAGTGGGCACCGCTCACTGAGTACCCCAG GGAGACCTTTTCCTTCGTTCTGACCAACGTGGATGGGAGCAGGAAGATTGGATACTGCAGGCGCCTCTTG cccgcCGGCCGTGGCCCTCGCCTTCCCAAGGTTTACTGCATCATCAGCTGCATCGGCTGCTTCGGCCTGTTCTCCAAG ATCCTGGATGAGGTGGAGAAGAGGCACCAGATCTCCGTGGCCGTCATTTACCCGTTCATGCAGGGCCTCCGAGAGGCGGCCTTCCCTGCCCCCGGGAAGACTGTCACCCTCAAGAGCTTCATCCCCGACTCGGGCACTGAG TTCATCTCCCTGACACGGCCCCTGGACTCCCACCTAGAACACGTGGATTTTAGATCTCTGTTGCGCTGTCTCCGTTTTGAGCAGATCCTTCAGATATTTGCCTCTGCAGTGCTGGAGAGAAGAATCATCTTCCTGGCAGAAGATCTCAG CACCCTGTCTCAGTGCATCCACGCTGCCGCCGCGCTGCTCTACCCCTTCAGCTGGGCGCACACCTACATCCCCGTTGTCCCCGAGAGCCTTTTGGACACTGTCTGCTGCCCCACTCCCTTCATGGTCGGAGTACAAATGCGCTTTCAGCAGCAGGTTATGGATAGCCCCATGGAAGAG GTCCTATTGGTGAATCTTTGTGAAGGAACCTTCTTAATGTCA GTTGGTGATGAAAAAGATATCCTACCACCCAAGCTTCAGGATGACATCTTAGAGTCTCTTGGCCAGGGGATCAATGAGTTCGAGA CTTCCGAACAGCTCAACGAGCATGTTTCGGGCCCATTTGTGCAGTTCTTTGTCAAGACTGTGGGCCACTATGCTTCCTACATCAAGCGGGAGGCAAACGGGCAAGGCCGCTTCCAAGAACGGGCCTTCTATAAGGCTCTGACCTCCAAGACCAACCGCCGATTTGTGAAGAAGTTTGTGAAGACACAGCTCTTCTCCCTTTTCATCCAGGAAGCTGAGAAGAGCAAGCACCCTCCTGCAG GCTACTTCCAACAGAAGATACTTGAATACgaggaacagaagaaacagaagaaatcaaGGGAAAAGACTGTGAAATAA
- the DENND2D gene encoding DENN domain-containing protein 2D isoform X3 codes for MPPHGGGLCGHRHVALGPVLLWIHVRSGLTLSGTGLGTCGWAQSLPLGHRASQVAPQSLSLASKSVASVPLLAPWVFKSPRAGTETAQLVLTLLQALRSGEASGDLSVGLAAPRCTTCREPHRLHLGHGLRRYQVGSGVLVSGSRQDNLREAVKEPERAPEHCLSTFAGGQHFFEYLFVVSLKKKSSGHDYEPTITYQFPKRENLLRGQQEEEERLLSAIPLFCFPDGNEWAPLTEYPRETFSFVLTNVDGSRKIGYCRRLLPAGRGPRLPKVYCIISCIGCFGLFSKILDEVEKRHQISVAVIYPFMQGLREAAFPAPGKTVTLKSFIPDSGTEFISLTRPLDSHLEHVDFRSLLRCLRFEQILQIFASAVLERRIIFLAEDLSTLSQCIHAAAALLYPFSWAHTYIPVVPESLLDTVCCPTPFMVGVQMRFQQQVMDSPMEEVLLVNLCEGTFLMSVGDEKDILPPKLQDDILESLGQGINEFETASEQLNEHVSGPFVQFFVKTVGHYASYIKREANGQGRFQERAFYKALTSKTNRRFVKKFVKTQLFSLFIQEAEKSKHPPAGYFQQKILEYEEQKKQKKSREKTVK; via the exons ATGCCCCCCCATGGGGGGGGTTTGTGTGGTCACAGGCACGTGGCTCTGGGACCCGTTCTGCTTTGGATACATGTCCGCTCAGGGCTTACTCTTTCAGGTACTGGCCTGGGCACCTGTGGGTGGGCACAGTCTCTGCCTCTGGGGCATAGGGCCTCCCAAGTGGCTCCCCAGTCCCTTTCCTTGGCGTCCAAATCAGTGGCTTCTGTCCCCCTCTTGGCTCCCTGGGTTTTCAAATCTCCCAGGGCAGGCACGGAAACTGCCCAGTTGGTTCTGACCCTGTTGCAGGCCCTGAGGAGCGGGGAAGCCTCCGGGGACCTTAGCGTTGGCCTGGCGGCCCCGAGGTGCACAACTTGCCGggagccacacaggctccaccTGGGGCATGGGCTGCGGAGATACCAAGTGGGGTCTGGTGTCTTGGTTTCAGGAAGTCGCCAGGACAACCTGAGGGAAGCTGTGAAGGAACCAGAAAGGGCCCCGGAGCACTGTCTGTCCACCTTTGCTGGAGGGCAGCACTTCTTTGAATACCTCTTCGTGGTTTCCCTCAAAAAAAAGAGTTCAGGGCATGACTATGAGCCCACCATCACCTACCAGTTTCCCAAG CGAGAGAACCTGCTCCGGggccagcaggaggaggaggaacggCTGCTCAGTGCCATCCCCTTGTTCTGCTTCCCAGATGGGAATGAGTGGGCACCGCTCACTGAGTACCCCAG GGAGACCTTTTCCTTCGTTCTGACCAACGTGGATGGGAGCAGGAAGATTGGATACTGCAGGCGCCTCTTG cccgcCGGCCGTGGCCCTCGCCTTCCCAAGGTTTACTGCATCATCAGCTGCATCGGCTGCTTCGGCCTGTTCTCCAAG ATCCTGGATGAGGTGGAGAAGAGGCACCAGATCTCCGTGGCCGTCATTTACCCGTTCATGCAGGGCCTCCGAGAGGCGGCCTTCCCTGCCCCCGGGAAGACTGTCACCCTCAAGAGCTTCATCCCCGACTCGGGCACTGAG TTCATCTCCCTGACACGGCCCCTGGACTCCCACCTAGAACACGTGGATTTTAGATCTCTGTTGCGCTGTCTCCGTTTTGAGCAGATCCTTCAGATATTTGCCTCTGCAGTGCTGGAGAGAAGAATCATCTTCCTGGCAGAAGATCTCAG CACCCTGTCTCAGTGCATCCACGCTGCCGCCGCGCTGCTCTACCCCTTCAGCTGGGCGCACACCTACATCCCCGTTGTCCCCGAGAGCCTTTTGGACACTGTCTGCTGCCCCACTCCCTTCATGGTCGGAGTACAAATGCGCTTTCAGCAGCAGGTTATGGATAGCCCCATGGAAGAG GTCCTATTGGTGAATCTTTGTGAAGGAACCTTCTTAATGTCA GTTGGTGATGAAAAAGATATCCTACCACCCAAGCTTCAGGATGACATCTTAGAGTCTCTTGGCCAGGGGATCAATGAGTTCGAGA CAGCTTCCGAACAGCTCAACGAGCATGTTTCGGGCCCATTTGTGCAGTTCTTTGTCAAGACTGTGGGCCACTATGCTTCCTACATCAAGCGGGAGGCAAACGGGCAAGGCCGCTTCCAAGAACGGGCCTTCTATAAGGCTCTGACCTCCAAGACCAACCGCCGATTTGTGAAGAAGTTTGTGAAGACACAGCTCTTCTCCCTTTTCATCCAGGAAGCTGAGAAGAGCAAGCACCCTCCTGCAG GCTACTTCCAACAGAAGATACTTGAATACgaggaacagaagaaacagaagaaatcaaGGGAAAAGACTGTGAAATAA
- the DENND2D gene encoding DENN domain-containing protein 2D isoform X4, which translates to MDGLGHRLRASLRLKRRRGGSRQDNLREAVKEPERAPEHCLSTFAGGQHFFEYLFVVSLKKKSSGHDYEPTITYQFPKRENLLRGQQEEEERLLSAIPLFCFPDGNEWAPLTEYPRETFSFVLTNVDGSRKIGYCRRLLPAGRGPRLPKVYCIISCIGCFGLFSKILDEVEKRHQISVAVIYPFMQGLREAAFPAPGKTVTLKSFIPDSGTEFISLTRPLDSHLEHVDFRSLLRCLRFEQILQIFASAVLERRIIFLAEDLSTLSQCIHAAAALLYPFSWAHTYIPVVPESLLDTVCCPTPFMVGVQMRFQQQVMDSPMEEVLLVNLCEGTFLMSVGDEKDILPPKLQDDILESLGQGINEFETASEQLNEHVSGPFVQFFVKTVGHYASYIKREANGQGRFQERAFYKALTSKTNRRFVKKFVKTQLFSLFIQEAEKSKHPPAGYFQQKILEYEEQKKQKKSREKTVK; encoded by the exons GAAGTCGCCAGGACAACCTGAGGGAAGCTGTGAAGGAACCAGAAAGGGCCCCGGAGCACTGTCTGTCCACCTTTGCTGGAGGGCAGCACTTCTTTGAATACCTCTTCGTGGTTTCCCTCAAAAAAAAGAGTTCAGGGCATGACTATGAGCCCACCATCACCTACCAGTTTCCCAAG CGAGAGAACCTGCTCCGGggccagcaggaggaggaggaacggCTGCTCAGTGCCATCCCCTTGTTCTGCTTCCCAGATGGGAATGAGTGGGCACCGCTCACTGAGTACCCCAG GGAGACCTTTTCCTTCGTTCTGACCAACGTGGATGGGAGCAGGAAGATTGGATACTGCAGGCGCCTCTTG cccgcCGGCCGTGGCCCTCGCCTTCCCAAGGTTTACTGCATCATCAGCTGCATCGGCTGCTTCGGCCTGTTCTCCAAG ATCCTGGATGAGGTGGAGAAGAGGCACCAGATCTCCGTGGCCGTCATTTACCCGTTCATGCAGGGCCTCCGAGAGGCGGCCTTCCCTGCCCCCGGGAAGACTGTCACCCTCAAGAGCTTCATCCCCGACTCGGGCACTGAG TTCATCTCCCTGACACGGCCCCTGGACTCCCACCTAGAACACGTGGATTTTAGATCTCTGTTGCGCTGTCTCCGTTTTGAGCAGATCCTTCAGATATTTGCCTCTGCAGTGCTGGAGAGAAGAATCATCTTCCTGGCAGAAGATCTCAG CACCCTGTCTCAGTGCATCCACGCTGCCGCCGCGCTGCTCTACCCCTTCAGCTGGGCGCACACCTACATCCCCGTTGTCCCCGAGAGCCTTTTGGACACTGTCTGCTGCCCCACTCCCTTCATGGTCGGAGTACAAATGCGCTTTCAGCAGCAGGTTATGGATAGCCCCATGGAAGAG GTCCTATTGGTGAATCTTTGTGAAGGAACCTTCTTAATGTCA GTTGGTGATGAAAAAGATATCCTACCACCCAAGCTTCAGGATGACATCTTAGAGTCTCTTGGCCAGGGGATCAATGAGTTCGAGA CAGCTTCCGAACAGCTCAACGAGCATGTTTCGGGCCCATTTGTGCAGTTCTTTGTCAAGACTGTGGGCCACTATGCTTCCTACATCAAGCGGGAGGCAAACGGGCAAGGCCGCTTCCAAGAACGGGCCTTCTATAAGGCTCTGACCTCCAAGACCAACCGCCGATTTGTGAAGAAGTTTGTGAAGACACAGCTCTTCTCCCTTTTCATCCAGGAAGCTGAGAAGAGCAAGCACCCTCCTGCAG GCTACTTCCAACAGAAGATACTTGAATACgaggaacagaagaaacagaagaaatcaaGGGAAAAGACTGTGAAATAA